GAGGTGACTACCATGGATCATTCATTTGAATTGAGCCTCGAACAGCAGTTCAACATCCGCTCCTTCGAAAGTCAGGTAGCCCACATGAGCCTTGAGCAGGCCCAGCAATTCTTGGTTGAGCTGTATCGCCAAATGATCGTCAAAGAAACCATGTACAAGGAGTTTCTGAAGCATGAGTGGGGTCTCGGCGAGCGTTTTCAAGCGCCCTAGGCCAGCGCCCTAGCGGTTCTCATCCGCTGCAACCCGATCGACTCGGTGCGAGCTGCCTCCGTCTCCTGCTCTGTTCCCGCTGTGAACCGAACTGGGGGTGTTGGGGTAACGCTCTCCCACCCAAGGCCAAAGGGTTGTCCCCGTTCCGAGAATCGAATTGCTGAGCTTGGCTGCTGACTCTCTGCGCCGACCTGCCCACAGCCCTCTGGTTCAAACGCTTCCGAACACCACCCCACAATGTCATGTTGAATGGTTTGCCTCCTAAGAACACCGGGCCCGGCACCCGAAAGTTATTCCGAAAGTCCATAAAGAACGCTAGCTTGGAGGGGATACGATTTCGATCGAATCCCCTCTTGGCTTCAGGGGCTAAGGGGCGGTGGTAACTGTTCTCGATCGCTACGTTGATCATCGCTACGTTGGCCACTGTCGGTGATCACTCCCGATCGCTGTAGCGGTGGTGATCCGCTTAACTCGTAGTTAGTTGGTTTTAAGGTTTGGTACGAGGATTTTGACCCATGGCGTGGGGCGACCAAATTTACGTGATGCGATCTCTGGCCGGGTTGCAAAGTGCCTATGAGCATCACGGGATTGATTGTGGTGATGGAACCGTGATCCATTACTCCAAGCGCGGTGAAGTGCCCAAGGTGACGCGCACATCCTTGCTGGAATTTGCCAGCACGCAACCGGTCACCGTGAAGCGCTATGCCACTTGCTATTTGCCCGATGCGACGATCCAGCGCGCGGCCAGTCGGTTAGGGGAAACAAAATATAGCCTGCTGCTGAATAATTGCGAGCATTTTGCCACCTGGTGCAAAACGGGCCGGGCGGTGAGTCATCAAGTACAAGACTTTTTGCCTTTTCTGGAAAAAGCGGATCCCGATTGGGTTGATCAGGTGCTGCATCAGCCTACGGAGTCGGGGGATGAGCAGGCCCAGGTGCAGGCTATTCTCGATCGCGCCTTGGCGGATATCAAACCGGTTTGGAATAATTTGCAACCGCAATACAACCGGGCTGTGGATGAGCTGCGGGATTGGCATGAGGTGGCGTTGTTGGCCATGCAGCAAGGGAGGGAGCCGGTGGCGCGGCGGGCGATCGCCCGGAAGTTGGCGGCCAAAGAGCGGGCCCAAACCCTCAAGACAGATCTCGATCGGTTGGCGGAGATGACTGAAACATTGCTGCGGAACGCTAAAAAAATCTCATAATCCACTGCGCGACTCCGTTAAATTCTGGAGCGTTGAAGCC
This window of the Limnothrix sp. FACHB-406 genome carries:
- a CDS encoding NblA/ycf18 family protein, whose protein sequence is MDHSFELSLEQQFNIRSFESQVAHMSLEQAQQFLVELYRQMIVKETMYKEFLKHEWGLGERFQAP
- a CDS encoding lecithin retinol acyltransferase family protein; translated protein: MAWGDQIYVMRSLAGLQSAYEHHGIDCGDGTVIHYSKRGEVPKVTRTSLLEFASTQPVTVKRYATCYLPDATIQRAASRLGETKYSLLLNNCEHFATWCKTGRAVSHQVQDFLPFLEKADPDWVDQVLHQPTESGDEQAQVQAILDRALADIKPVWNNLQPQYNRAVDELRDWHEVALLAMQQGREPVARRAIARKLAAKERAQTLKTDLDRLAEMTETLLRNAKKIS